A stretch of Desulfobacter hydrogenophilus DNA encodes these proteins:
- a CDS encoding DNA polymerase III subunit alpha — protein MIPLAVHSHYSLMRGVPGVRDLCARAKALGYNALALTDTNNLYGLWPFLDACAEFDLRPVVGAEITDPKAGTKVVALVKNNTGYANLCRLLTRRHRDPDFNLAQAVPPLGQGLVLLTPSVQCLTHWHTLSRQGMALDIAASIGRVPVSLHHPLCRAARVANCPLVAAPDSYFLSPQDHGIHTLLRVIATKTSLSRPPLGQMAPANAFLGSPDHYVCKFAAMPEAVTATRVLAERLEFTGPGFGIVMPPYTPPLGQTCTGLLREKTMVGAIKRYGPSLSGRVLTRIDHELAIIEQTRFSAYFLVVADIVKQASRTCGRGSGAGSIVAYCLGITNVCPIKHNLYFERFLNPERRDPPDIDVDFAWDERDAVLKHVLNRFKGRSAMVASHILFQPRMAVRETARVFGLPEAEIKLGISRLCREVSFLRGSNALDSEHLGKSGQLADPWSRIICLANRLIETPRHLSVHPGGVVITPGSIDTYAPVEDAPKGIPVIQWEKEGAEAAGLVKIDLLGNRSLGVIRDCVASIRDTQGQFTDFQDIDPEDDPATQQQVAQGRTMGCFYIESPAMRLLQKKSGQGDFRHLVIHSSIIRPAANEFINAYLQRLHSGVCEPLHSLMEGLLDETFGIMVFQEDVSKTAVRLAGFTHARADELRKVMSKKDRHKKLEVFRAEFFEGARSKGVSSDAVERIWYMILSFSGYSFCKAHSAAYARVSFQAAYLKTHYPAQFMAAVISNQGGFYSTFAYVSEARRMGITILGPDVRHSRVCWTGLKNEIRVGLIAIKTLGRTTMDRIMLEREKAMFSDCFDFFNRVAPREDEARALTDSGCLDGLLPGTSRAALAWAYCVWQAGRRSMADRLDLFGSEMHDIPNLPPDPPLQRLRREFVVLGFLAACHPMKLVREKFQNLNTIKAVDLPNMVGRNICFAGWLITGKLVKTRQGDPMKFLTFEDDTGLVETVFFPRTYIRFSHVLDNGYPYVLSGRVENEWGAITLTVSQVGRL, from the coding sequence ATGATCCCGCTGGCAGTTCACTCCCACTACTCGTTGATGCGGGGTGTTCCAGGGGTCCGGGATTTGTGCGCCCGGGCAAAGGCTTTGGGTTATAACGCTTTGGCCCTGACAGACACCAATAATCTTTACGGTCTGTGGCCGTTCCTCGATGCCTGTGCCGAATTTGATTTACGACCCGTGGTGGGTGCTGAAATCACTGACCCGAAGGCGGGCACCAAAGTTGTGGCACTGGTGAAAAACAACACGGGGTACGCCAATTTGTGCAGGCTGCTTACCCGACGCCACAGGGACCCGGACTTTAACCTGGCACAGGCCGTGCCGCCCCTTGGACAGGGCCTGGTCCTTTTGACCCCGTCTGTCCAATGCCTGACCCATTGGCACACACTTTCCCGCCAGGGTATGGCTCTGGATATCGCAGCCTCTATCGGACGCGTACCGGTTTCCCTGCATCACCCCCTGTGCCGTGCGGCCCGGGTGGCAAACTGCCCTTTAGTGGCTGCCCCGGACAGTTATTTCTTATCCCCACAGGATCATGGGATCCATACCCTGTTGCGGGTCATTGCTACCAAAACCAGCCTGTCCCGGCCTCCTTTGGGGCAGATGGCACCCGCTAACGCATTTTTAGGCAGCCCCGACCACTACGTCTGCAAATTTGCCGCCATGCCCGAAGCCGTAACCGCCACTCGGGTTCTGGCAGAACGTCTTGAATTCACAGGCCCTGGCTTTGGTATTGTCATGCCCCCGTACACACCGCCTTTGGGGCAGACCTGCACGGGGCTGCTCCGGGAAAAAACCATGGTGGGCGCCATCAAACGGTATGGGCCAAGCCTTTCGGGGCGGGTGCTCACGCGCATTGACCACGAATTGGCCATCATTGAACAAACACGTTTTTCCGCCTATTTCCTGGTGGTTGCTGATATTGTAAAGCAAGCCTCTCGCACCTGCGGCAGGGGCTCCGGCGCTGGGTCCATCGTGGCATATTGTCTGGGCATCACCAATGTCTGTCCCATCAAGCACAACCTTTATTTTGAACGGTTTCTCAATCCGGAACGCCGGGATCCCCCGGACATTGATGTGGATTTTGCATGGGATGAACGGGATGCCGTGCTCAAGCATGTGTTGAACCGGTTTAAAGGCCGGTCTGCCATGGTGGCAAGCCACATCCTGTTCCAGCCCCGGATGGCAGTACGGGAAACCGCCCGGGTATTTGGCCTGCCCGAAGCTGAAATAAAGCTGGGAATTTCCCGGCTGTGCCGGGAGGTTTCATTTCTAAGGGGCAGCAATGCATTAGATTCTGAACATCTCGGGAAATCAGGGCAGTTGGCTGATCCCTGGTCAAGGATCATTTGCCTTGCAAACAGACTTATCGAAACCCCCAGGCATCTGTCGGTTCATCCGGGGGGCGTTGTTATCACCCCAGGCTCCATTGACACCTATGCCCCCGTGGAAGATGCCCCCAAGGGCATTCCTGTCATCCAATGGGAAAAAGAGGGTGCCGAAGCCGCAGGCCTTGTCAAGATAGATCTTTTGGGCAACCGCAGCCTGGGTGTCATCAGAGACTGTGTTGCCTCAATCCGGGATACCCAAGGGCAATTTACGGATTTCCAGGACATTGACCCGGAAGATGACCCGGCCACCCAGCAGCAGGTGGCCCAGGGCCGTACCATGGGCTGTTTTTATATTGAAAGCCCTGCCATGCGCCTGCTTCAGAAAAAATCCGGTCAGGGTGATTTTCGCCATCTGGTCATTCATTCCAGTATTATCCGGCCCGCTGCCAACGAATTTATAAATGCGTATCTTCAACGCCTCCATTCAGGTGTCTGTGAACCGCTTCATTCTTTAATGGAAGGGCTTTTGGACGAGACCTTCGGCATCATGGTGTTTCAGGAGGATGTATCAAAGACTGCGGTCCGATTGGCCGGCTTTACCCATGCCCGTGCCGATGAACTGCGCAAGGTCATGTCCAAAAAAGACAGACACAAAAAACTTGAGGTTTTCAGGGCTGAATTTTTTGAAGGTGCGCGTAGCAAAGGCGTTTCTTCGGACGCTGTGGAGAGAATCTGGTATATGATTCTCTCATTTTCAGGCTACTCCTTTTGCAAAGCTCATTCGGCGGCCTATGCCCGGGTCTCATTCCAGGCTGCGTATCTAAAAACCCATTACCCGGCGCAATTCATGGCAGCAGTGATATCCAACCAGGGCGGCTTTTATTCCACCTTTGCCTATGTGTCCGAAGCCCGGCGTATGGGGATAACGATTCTGGGGCCGGATGTCCGGCACAGCCGGGTGTGCTGGACCGGACTTAAAAATGAGATCCGGGTCGGGCTGATTGCCATCAAAACCCTGGGTCGGACAACCATGGATAGAATTATGCTGGAACGGGAAAAGGCCATGTTTTCAGACTGCTTTGATTTTTTTAACCGCGTTGCCCCCAGGGAGGATGAAGCCCGGGCCCTTACGGACAGCGGCTGCCTTGACGGCCTTTTGCCGGGCACAAGCCGTGCGGCTTTAGCCTGGGCATATTGCGTCTGGCAAGCAGGTCGACGGTCTATGGCGGACCGGCTTGATCTGTTTGGGTCGGAGATGCATGACATTCCGAATTTGCCTCCGGATCCTCCCCTTCAACGGCTTCGCCGGGAATTTGTCGTGCTGGGTTTTTTAGCGGCCTGTCACCCCATGAAGCTGGTAAGGGAAAAATTCCAGAATCTCAACACGATTAAAGCTGTGGATTTGCCCAATATGGTTGGCCGAAACATATGTTTTGCAGGCTGGCTGATTACAGGCAAGCTTGTGAAAACCAGGCAGGGTGACCCCATGAAATTTCTTACCTTTGAAGATGATACCGGCTTGGTGGAGACCGTCTTTTTTCCCAGGACCTATATTCGGTTTTCCCATGTCCTTGATAATGGATATCCATATGTACTTTCCGGCCGGGTGGAAAATGAGTGGGGGGCAATTACATTAACCGTCAGCCAGGTGGGTCGTCTTTGA
- a CDS encoding DNA polymerase Y family protein: MRPRSIIHLNIADFAARLETMASPDLKDRPVVIAPLEAPRAVVYDMNEPAFREGIRKRMPLSRVLSRHRHIKVLPPRFNRYAQAMKEITKQGLAFTPAVESGMGDGHLFLDITGTTRLYGPGPDVAFRLKKAIKKQMGLDSVWSLATNKLVAKAATRLVKPLGEYIVGPGEEADFLTPFPLKQLPGISRHEARIAARFNLETVCHLRQLTLAQLAIPFAERAYFIHRILQGIDTNPVKPGSAPNSASGLVSELVVDHEFATDTNEQDELKACIALLSRRLSRDLSGSRACPRDLNLCLSYADGIQHHGRCTQIRDDTLFMFSQTWALFVRTWQRRVRIRHISLACSTVPVRTDQFVLPVQADLFQAPDKDPKKDKTRKVQRAAFRISDRFGSGAITLGAALRMPGEPAVP, encoded by the coding sequence ATGAGGCCGCGGTCCATCATTCATCTGAACATTGCTGATTTTGCCGCCCGGCTGGAAACCATGGCCTCTCCGGATTTAAAAGACAGACCCGTGGTCATTGCGCCCCTGGAGGCACCCCGGGCTGTGGTGTATGACATGAATGAACCGGCCTTCCGGGAGGGCATCCGCAAACGCATGCCCCTGTCACGAGTATTGTCCCGACACAGGCACATTAAGGTTCTGCCACCCCGTTTCAACCGGTATGCACAGGCCATGAAAGAGATTACCAAGCAGGGTTTGGCATTTACCCCGGCCGTGGAGTCCGGTATGGGTGACGGCCATCTTTTCCTGGATATCACCGGCACGACAAGGCTTTACGGCCCGGGCCCGGATGTGGCCTTCCGATTGAAAAAAGCAATCAAAAAACAGATGGGCCTGGATTCTGTCTGGTCCCTTGCCACCAATAAATTGGTGGCCAAGGCCGCCACCCGGCTGGTCAAACCCCTGGGCGAATATATTGTGGGGCCTGGTGAGGAAGCGGATTTTCTTACCCCCTTTCCCCTTAAACAACTGCCCGGTATAAGCCGCCATGAGGCCCGGATCGCGGCTCGCTTCAATCTTGAAACCGTGTGTCATCTACGGCAACTGACCCTGGCCCAGCTGGCTATTCCCTTTGCGGAAAGGGCGTATTTCATTCACCGGATCCTCCAGGGTATAGACACCAATCCCGTAAAACCGGGTTCTGCCCCAAATTCGGCATCCGGCCTGGTATCAGAGCTGGTTGTTGATCATGAATTTGCCACAGATACCAACGAGCAAGATGAACTGAAAGCCTGTATTGCCCTTTTAAGCCGGCGACTCAGCCGGGATCTATCGGGCAGCCGGGCATGCCCCAGGGACTTAAACCTGTGCCTGTCCTACGCCGACGGAATCCAGCACCATGGCAGATGCACCCAGATACGAGACGACACTCTTTTCATGTTCAGTCAGACATGGGCACTGTTTGTACGTACCTGGCAACGCAGAGTTCGCATCCGGCATATCAGCCTTGCATGCAGTACGGTTCCTGTCCGGACAGATCAATTCGTTTTACCCGTTCAGGCCGACTTGTTCCAGGCGCCGGATAAGGACCCCAAAAAAGATAAAACGCGTAAGGTTCAACGGGCGGCCTTCCGTATCAGTGACCGGTTCGGCTCCGGGGCCATTACCCTCGGGGCCGCTTTAAGAATGCCGGGTGAACCTGCTGTGCCATGA
- a CDS encoding DUF72 domain-containing protein — MDRLCAGTSGYSYAEWVDAGVYPAGTHAADMLPAYAGMFKATELNYTWYQMPKARSLERMAAQVPEGFKFSVKLTRTMTHEVDKTGWIREVLMFRQGISPLENTGCLLCILVQLPPYFTRTPERRFYLAALLDELSGLPVAVEFRHPSWVHDKVFYEFERRAVTLVTVDGPGLPSLFPRLDIVTNRRLFYLRLHGRNSQGWRSGNMQKQFDYNYSETELKALAGTISNTLGPAADTGAVFFNNHVRGQAPNNCRRLIDILSAQS; from the coding sequence GTGGATAGATTGTGTGCCGGTACCAGCGGTTACTCCTATGCTGAATGGGTGGACGCAGGAGTTTACCCGGCCGGCACCCATGCGGCCGATATGCTGCCGGCCTATGCCGGAATGTTTAAGGCCACGGAGCTTAACTACACCTGGTACCAGATGCCCAAGGCCCGTTCCCTGGAACGGATGGCAGCCCAGGTGCCCGAAGGGTTCAAATTCAGCGTCAAGCTCACCCGCACCATGACCCATGAAGTGGATAAAACAGGATGGATCCGGGAAGTTCTGATGTTCCGCCAGGGCATTTCCCCCTTGGAAAACACAGGTTGCCTTTTGTGCATACTGGTTCAGCTGCCACCTTATTTTACGCGTACCCCGGAACGCAGATTCTATCTGGCAGCCTTGCTGGATGAGCTTTCAGGACTGCCCGTTGCCGTTGAATTCCGGCATCCCTCCTGGGTCCATGACAAGGTGTTTTATGAATTCGAACGTCGGGCAGTTACCCTGGTGACCGTGGATGGCCCGGGCCTGCCCAGCCTGTTTCCAAGATTAGACATTGTTACCAACCGCCGGCTTTTTTACCTGCGTCTGCACGGCAGAAACAGCCAGGGTTGGCGCTCGGGCAATATGCAGAAACAGTTTGACTACAATTACAGTGAAACCGAACTAAAGGCCCTTGCCGGAACCATTTCCAATACCCTTGGCCCAGCTGCAGACACAGGCGCCGTATTTTTCAATAACCACGTCAGGGGACAGGCGCCCAATAACTGCCGGCGGTTGATCGACATACTCAGTGCCCAGTCATGA
- the lexA gene encoding transcriptional repressor LexA yields the protein MRPKLTEKQKKVMGFLTSSLGQSGEAPSLREMGKSLAISHAAVAQTLKLLETKGYIRRLGRYSRNIVILEETGVTDADHRKKIVPIVGRITAGLPIYATQEWDGSLVVDDTLYPGDNLFALKIQGQSMKDAGILDRDIAICRPRQYAVDREIVVALINGEEATVKRFFLHADHIELRPENSAFSPQTYGFDDIMIQGKVIGIIRSAQVMEGE from the coding sequence ATGAGGCCAAAACTTACAGAAAAACAAAAAAAAGTCATGGGCTTTTTAACGTCCTCGCTTGGGCAATCCGGAGAGGCGCCAAGTCTTAGAGAGATGGGCAAAAGCCTTGCCATTAGCCATGCCGCCGTGGCACAAACACTGAAACTGCTTGAAACCAAAGGGTATATCCGCAGGCTGGGCCGGTACAGCAGAAACATCGTTATCCTGGAAGAAACCGGCGTTACGGACGCGGATCATCGCAAAAAGATTGTCCCCATTGTGGGACGGATCACGGCAGGGCTTCCCATCTATGCCACCCAGGAGTGGGACGGCAGTCTTGTGGTGGATGATACCCTGTATCCCGGCGACAACCTGTTTGCCCTGAAGATCCAGGGCCAGTCCATGAAAGACGCGGGTATCCTTGACCGGGACATTGCCATCTGCAGACCCCGGCAGTATGCCGTGGACAGGGAAATTGTGGTGGCCCTGATCAACGGGGAGGAAGCCACGGTCAAACGGTTTTTTCTGCATGCCGACCACATTGAACTGCGCCCGGAGAATTCTGCCTTCAGTCCCCAGACCTATGGGTTTGACGATATCATGATCCAGGGTAAGGTGATCGGCATTATTCGCTCCGCCCAGGTTATGGAAGGGGAATAG
- a CDS encoding ABC transporter ATP-binding protein, translating to MAQLELKKISVRFGGLLALSKLSFTIGNGIKGKRPYVIFEKGIARTFQNIRLFSAMTAVENAMVARHCRTGKGIIGSILHTPSQKREEAWIREKALDALKFMGVDKYADTVASNLPYGLQRRLEIARAIASEPQVLLLDEPAAGMNPSESAELMHDIARM from the coding sequence ATGGCTCAATTAGAACTTAAAAAAATCAGTGTACGGTTTGGCGGGCTCCTTGCTTTGTCCAAATTGAGTTTTACCATCGGCAACGGCATCAAGGGCAAACGTCCCTATGTCATTTTTGAAAAAGGCATTGCCAGAACGTTTCAAAATATTCGTCTGTTTTCAGCCATGACGGCTGTTGAAAATGCCATGGTGGCCAGGCATTGCAGGACGGGAAAAGGAATTATCGGCTCTATCCTGCACACCCCGTCCCAGAAACGGGAAGAAGCCTGGATTCGGGAAAAAGCGTTGGATGCTCTTAAATTTATGGGTGTGGATAAATATGCAGACACCGTGGCCTCCAATCTACCCTATGGCCTGCAGCGGCGCCTGGAAATCGCCCGGGCCATTGCGTCTGAACCCCAGGTGTTGCTTTTGGACGAACCTGCAGCCGGTATGAATCCCAGTGAGTCTGCAGAATTGATGCATGATATTGCGCGCATGTAA
- a CDS encoding branched-chain amino acid ABC transporter substrate-binding protein — protein sequence MKKVISILVLGLFLVTCLAASVYAKTLKIGSMSPLTGPYTSTGTDIKNGALTAIGVMVEQGGIPGYDKIELVPQDTACNPRQAVAAANKLINEEVTGVVGAYCSSSTIPASETLDKENIIMITPASTNEMVTDRGLAYMFRMAGRDDDQAPAAVRFIKEKLKAKTLFIVDDKTTYSQGLADGIEKSAKGMGVDVVAHEHVNQGDKDFSAILTLVKRSNADVYYMSLQGFSPAAMMTLQAKRLGLKSQIVTNDAVFQPRYMDVAKDAAEGVYLTYGYTDPTTPEYKAFADRYVPKYGKIAAYATYAYDCAMAYMKAVKAAGTTDPAKVKAELMKLDYQGVSKHIKFNKKGDSGSSYIAFKVIDGKFVPYWDPAKGLLK from the coding sequence ATGAAAAAAGTTATTTCCATTTTAGTTTTAGGCCTGTTCCTGGTTACCTGCCTTGCAGCCAGCGTGTACGCAAAAACCTTGAAAATCGGATCCATGAGTCCGCTGACAGGCCCCTATACCTCTACGGGTACAGACATCAAAAATGGCGCACTCACTGCCATTGGGGTTATGGTGGAACAAGGCGGAATTCCCGGATATGACAAAATAGAGCTGGTCCCCCAGGATACGGCATGCAACCCCCGCCAGGCGGTTGCTGCAGCCAACAAGCTGATCAACGAAGAAGTCACCGGCGTTGTGGGTGCATATTGCTCTTCTTCCACCATCCCGGCATCTGAAACCCTGGATAAAGAAAATATCATCATGATTACCCCGGCCTCCACTAATGAGATGGTTACGGACCGCGGACTTGCCTATATGTTCCGTATGGCTGGCCGTGATGATGACCAGGCCCCGGCTGCTGTACGTTTCATCAAGGAAAAACTGAAAGCCAAAACCCTTTTTATCGTTGACGACAAAACCACATATTCCCAGGGCCTTGCAGACGGTATTGAAAAATCTGCCAAAGGAATGGGCGTCGATGTTGTGGCCCATGAACATGTAAACCAGGGTGACAAAGACTTTTCTGCGATCCTGACACTTGTCAAAAGATCCAATGCAGACGTGTACTATATGTCTTTACAAGGTTTTTCCCCGGCTGCGATGATGACCCTGCAGGCTAAACGCCTGGGGTTGAAATCCCAGATCGTTACCAATGATGCCGTTTTCCAGCCCCGGTACATGGACGTGGCCAAGGACGCCGCCGAAGGCGTTTACCTGACGTATGGATATACCGACCCGACAACACCGGAATATAAAGCATTTGCAGATCGTTATGTTCCCAAATACGGCAAAATTGCTGCCTATGCCACCTATGCATATGACTGTGCCATGGCTTATATGAAAGCGGTCAAGGCTGCCGGTACCACAGATCCTGCCAAAGTGAAAGCAGAATTGATGAAACTGGATTATCAGGGTGTTTCCAAGCACATAAAGTTCAACAAAAAAGGCGATTCAGGGTCTTCCTACATTGCCTTCAAGGTTATAGACGGCAAGTTTGTCCCTTACTGGGATCCTGCAAAAGGCCTGCTCAAATAA
- a CDS encoding ATP-binding cassette domain-containing protein, with product MACLFIRLLRCVNGYIYLICSHCHGPADLSLAGGIADFCPGLSPACRALRHGCGHQCVESAMVPCMVVLGGMGSIPGVILGVIALIALPEAFRQFESYRMLIFGLKKRRDRPMSEQPILEMKNVHAGYGSIKALEGVSIKVMPGEIVTMIGANGAGKSTTLMTICGIVKASAYISRRCKKQQLLK from the coding sequence ATGGCTTGCCTTTTCATCCGCCTTCTTCGTTGTGTCAATGGGTACATATATTTAATATGCTCCCATTGCCACGGCCCTGCCGACCTGAGTCTGGCTGGCGGTATTGCTGATTTTTGCCCTGGCCTATCCCCAGCTTGCCGGGCGTTACGGCACGGATGTGGCCATCAGTGTGTTGAATCCGCCATGGTGCCGTGCATGGTGGTTCTGGGCGGCATGGGGTCTATTCCGGGCGTTATTCTGGGTGTTATTGCGCTGATCGCTTTACCCGAGGCTTTCCGCCAGTTTGAATCCTACCGTATGCTGATTTTCGGTCTGAAGAAAAGGAGGGATAGGCCCATGAGTGAACAGCCAATACTTGAAATGAAAAACGTCCACGCCGGGTATGGGTCCATCAAGGCCCTTGAAGGGGTGTCCATAAAAGTCATGCCCGGAGAAATCGTGACGATGATCGGGGCTAATGGCGCAGGCAAATCCACAACATTGATGACCATCTGCGGGATTGTTAAAGCCAGTGCCTATATTTCAAGAAGATGTAAAAAGCAACAGCTTTTAAAATAA
- a CDS encoding cytochrome c3 family protein, whose protein sequence is MNKKVITTCLAACSIVAGLSLIPVSGIMAQDPGRPELTLNGGSKGPVYFKHQLHQAVVEDCAVCHKDFEKKTGALDDAKKTGALKAKQVMNKTCLVCHRAKRKAGEKSGPTSCNACHS, encoded by the coding sequence ATGAACAAAAAAGTGATCACAACTTGCCTTGCCGCCTGCAGTATAGTTGCAGGACTGTCATTGATTCCGGTGTCCGGCATAATGGCCCAGGATCCCGGCCGCCCTGAACTGACCCTGAACGGCGGCAGCAAAGGCCCTGTCTACTTTAAACATCAACTTCACCAGGCCGTTGTCGAGGATTGCGCCGTTTGTCACAAGGATTTTGAAAAAAAAACGGGCGCTTTGGATGACGCAAAGAAGACCGGTGCGCTTAAGGCGAAACAGGTGATGAATAAAACTTGTCTTGTCTGTCATAGAGCAAAAAGAAAGGCCGGGGAAAAATCCGGACCTACCAGTTGCAACGCCTGCCACTCCTGA
- a CDS encoding ATP-binding cassette domain-containing protein: MKIENVKTSNIHIPLFEASPGQFWCILGQNRSGIDSFFSLLSPDHAKIPEAKICLPKDMGIFSFARQQEVFEQELKDDDTDFMDRLDPGTFARAFIHNPDQYTDMIRAFGMDQVLDQGYRQLSTGQTRKLLLLSRIASGSQWLLIQSPFDGLDKAGCGQLDLALEHCRVCGMGILAFVYDPGDIPPSATHIAVIENGHMTFQGSRQDILPKVFELQGQANFSADVNDLKPAETAFSQDAVPGKMPHSKELVRLEDGHAGYSGRPVFSHLNLCIPAGDHTLVSGPNGCGKSTLLQVITGDHPACYRNRLWIFGTRRGTGESIWELKKRMGIVSTDLHRNYRVAGSVLDCVISGLYDTIGLYQHPGPEDEKKALAWLERISLADKAEAPFRSLSYADQRLALIARALIKLPDLLVLDEPTHGLDRANRNAVLDFLGQVATEQLSTILYVSHREDEFRHFFVSHIRMGN, translated from the coding sequence ATGAAAATTGAAAATGTAAAAACATCTAATATACATATTCCTTTGTTTGAAGCGTCACCCGGGCAGTTTTGGTGTATCCTGGGCCAAAATCGGTCCGGGATTGATTCCTTTTTCAGTCTGTTGTCCCCAGATCACGCAAAAATTCCGGAGGCTAAAATTTGTCTGCCCAAAGATATGGGCATTTTTTCCTTTGCCCGGCAGCAGGAGGTCTTTGAACAGGAACTCAAAGATGACGATACTGATTTTATGGACCGTCTGGACCCGGGTACCTTTGCCCGGGCCTTTATCCATAATCCGGATCAATACACGGATATGATCCGCGCCTTTGGTATGGATCAGGTCCTGGACCAGGGCTATCGGCAGTTGTCCACGGGCCAGACAAGAAAATTGCTGCTGCTTTCCAGGATCGCCTCGGGCAGTCAATGGCTGTTGATACAATCTCCCTTTGACGGCCTGGATAAGGCTGGGTGCGGGCAGCTTGATCTGGCACTGGAACATTGCAGGGTTTGCGGGATGGGCATTCTGGCCTTTGTTTATGATCCCGGGGATATTCCCCCCAGCGCCACCCATATTGCGGTGATTGAAAATGGGCACATGACCTTTCAAGGGTCTCGACAGGACATATTACCCAAGGTTTTTGAATTGCAGGGGCAGGCGAACTTTTCAGCGGACGTCAATGATCTAAAACCAGCAGAAACTGCTTTTTCCCAAGACGCTGTGCCCGGAAAAATGCCGCATTCAAAGGAACTGGTCAGACTGGAAGACGGCCATGCGGGGTATTCGGGCAGGCCTGTTTTCTCCCATCTTAACCTGTGCATACCTGCGGGCGACCATACCCTGGTGTCAGGCCCCAATGGATGCGGTAAATCAACCCTGCTGCAGGTGATCACAGGCGATCATCCCGCCTGCTACCGGAACCGGTTGTGGATATTCGGCACCCGCCGGGGCACCGGGGAGTCCATCTGGGAGTTGAAAAAAAGGATGGGCATTGTCAGCACGGATCTTCACCGCAACTACCGGGTGGCCGGCAGCGTTCTGGACTGTGTGATATCCGGTCTTTATGATACCATTGGCCTGTACCAGCACCCAGGGCCTGAAGATGAAAAAAAAGCCTTGGCCTGGCTGGAACGAATCAGCCTGGCAGATAAGGCAGAAGCCCCTTTCCGTAGTCTTTCTTATGCAGATCAGCGACTGGCACTCATTGCCAGGGCCCTGATAAAACTGCCCGATCTTCTGGTGCTGGACGAACCCACCCATGGGCTGGATCGGGCCAACCGCAATGCGGTCCTGGATTTTTTAGGTCAGGTGGCAACGGAACAATTAAGCACCATTTTATACGTCAGCCACAGGGAGGATGAGTTCAGGCATTTTTTTGTCTCCCACATTCGCATGGGAAATTAG
- a CDS encoding 5' nucleotidase, NT5C type, translated as MIGFQPKTIYVDVDDVVSRTTETYPDVVAQEFGKTVSLEDLTGFDLKLCFQLTDNEFQYFFDLVHQSDFLLGFDPVEGAVETLKAWADRGHIIDIVTGRPTSAQDATLAWLKKNGVPFRGFIMVDKYNRPGNDMSLAISKEELSMMDYDLAVEDSPDMALFLARDMGVSTALIHKPWNRKCTIHDNLIRCISWNEIYPMVKELALEEYE; from the coding sequence GTGATCGGTTTTCAACCCAAAACGATATATGTGGATGTGGATGATGTCGTGTCCAGAACCACAGAAACTTATCCGGATGTTGTGGCCCAGGAGTTCGGTAAGACCGTGTCTCTTGAAGACCTAACCGGTTTTGATTTGAAACTTTGTTTTCAATTGACGGATAATGAGTTTCAATATTTTTTCGACCTGGTTCATCAGTCTGATTTTCTTTTGGGATTTGATCCGGTGGAAGGGGCGGTTGAGACCCTGAAGGCCTGGGCTGATAGAGGCCATATCATTGATATTGTAACCGGGCGTCCGACCTCGGCCCAGGATGCGACCTTGGCCTGGCTTAAAAAAAATGGGGTGCCTTTCAGGGGATTTATCATGGTCGATAAATACAATCGTCCCGGAAATGACATGTCCCTGGCCATTTCAAAAGAGGAGTTGTCCATGATGGATTACGATCTGGCCGTGGAAGATTCCCCGGACATGGCTTTGTTCCTGGCCCGGGACATGGGGGTGTCCACGGCATTGATCCACAAGCCCTGGAACCGGAAGTGCACCATACACGACAACTTGATTCGGTGTATCTCCTGGAACGAAATTTACCCCATGGTCAAAGAATTGGCACTTGAAGAATATGAGTAA